In Nitrospira sp., one genomic interval encodes:
- a CDS encoding YggU family protein, with translation MRPTADGVVLAVHVQPRASHTECAGLHGTALKIRVAAPPTEGAANDELCRFLARLFHVPIGAVQVMSGANSRQKRLLVKGRSADEVRVRLKLD, from the coding sequence GTGCGACCCACGGCTGATGGCGTGGTCCTCGCCGTCCATGTCCAGCCCAGGGCGTCGCACACCGAATGTGCGGGACTCCATGGAACCGCGCTTAAGATTCGTGTGGCCGCCCCGCCGACGGAGGGAGCCGCCAACGACGAGCTGTGCCGGTTTCTTGCCAGGCTCTTCCACGTACCAATCGGAGCGGTGCAGGTGATGAGCGGGGCGAACAGTCGCCAGAAGCGCCTGCTTGTGAAGGGGCGGTCGGCGGATGAGGTTCGCGTGCGACTGAAACTCGACTGA
- a CDS encoding M28 family peptidase: protein MMRPTGPRTGSRFSHLTVLCGFAFCFLFTGCLHSVAPIDPRHLPVNSTVAQQLQRHVTYLAAPERAGRHPGSPGNREAAHYIEEQFLAAGLQPLPSLAGYRQPISPQIGDNILGYIPAAEDPIGWILIGAHYDHLGGFYLGADDNASSVAILIEAARMARALPHHAVLFIAFNSEEAPYFGTPVMGSQFFFHHVPREIGTVEQLQCVIIMDLMGGVHWPGLKDAIFATGAEKTPAFYRRVKEAAAPSLTVYPLGIHLVEEIPDHGHEAFSDYDVFRNHGIPYLFLSAGRTPRYHTPRDTADSLHYERMAATTEWLRRLTESIGQDEGPYRFEVARVEFADEVASFRRIVEKAVGDETVIPGTSRWSLRKLRQDAEWLRVLDGSPPTAEQLERLERISIRVQCLLADYAGCFLL from the coding sequence GTGATGCGGCCGACCGGGCCCCGTACCGGAAGCCGGTTCAGCCACCTCACTGTATTATGTGGCTTCGCCTTCTGCTTCCTCTTCACCGGCTGCCTGCACAGCGTGGCGCCTATCGATCCGCGCCACCTGCCGGTCAACAGCACCGTGGCCCAACAACTTCAGCGGCATGTCACCTATCTGGCCGCCCCTGAACGGGCAGGCAGACATCCCGGCTCGCCAGGCAACCGCGAAGCCGCGCACTACATCGAAGAGCAATTTCTAGCCGCCGGGCTCCAGCCGCTTCCCTCACTCGCCGGTTACCGGCAGCCCATTTCACCCCAGATCGGAGACAACATCCTCGGGTATATCCCGGCCGCCGAAGATCCAATCGGTTGGATTCTCATTGGAGCCCATTACGATCACCTCGGCGGGTTCTATTTGGGCGCAGACGATAACGCCTCCTCGGTCGCCATCCTGATCGAAGCCGCCAGAATGGCCCGCGCCCTTCCGCACCATGCCGTCCTCTTCATCGCCTTCAACAGCGAAGAGGCGCCGTATTTCGGGACGCCGGTCATGGGATCACAGTTTTTCTTTCACCATGTGCCGCGGGAAATCGGCACGGTCGAGCAGCTGCAGTGCGTCATCATCATGGATCTCATGGGCGGCGTGCACTGGCCCGGATTGAAAGACGCCATCTTCGCAACCGGAGCGGAAAAAACGCCTGCGTTCTACCGTCGCGTGAAAGAGGCCGCCGCACCGTCGCTCACCGTATATCCCCTCGGGATCCATCTGGTCGAAGAAATTCCCGACCATGGGCACGAGGCCTTCAGCGACTACGACGTCTTTCGCAATCACGGGATCCCTTATCTCTTTCTCTCCGCCGGACGCACGCCGCGGTACCACACCCCACGCGATACCGCCGACAGCCTCCATTACGAACGGATGGCCGCCACGACCGAGTGGCTCCGCCGACTGACGGAGTCGATCGGACAGGACGAGGGCCCCTATCGGTTCGAAGTTGCGCGGGTGGAATTCGCGGACGAAGTGGCGTCGTTTCGGAGGATTGTGGAGAAGGCCGTCGGGGATGAGACCGTGATCCCCGGCACATCACGATGGTCGCTCAGGAAACTCAGGCAAGACGCCGAGTGGCTGCGCGTGCTGGATGGGTCGCCGCCCACGGCAGAACAGCTGGAACGGCTCGAACGGATTTCTATCCGCGTGCAATGCCTCCTGGCGGATTATGCCGGCTGCTTTCTACTCTGA
- a CDS encoding DUF2156 domain-containing protein encodes MASPFAPISPATSRQPMAGSPLQIVPSSTCLQCDVCCRFPERESFLRPYFTAEEIAAAIAVGVAPGHFPSHAGSQIRVVSNPQGDGYLCPAFDPVTAQCRIYDVRPLDCRLYPFALMWDKDYSRVLLGWDTKCPFLQEQPSSVIDRAANDIALWLEAEEHAARIARNPKLIGRFQEDVVPIRPLTGLTDAIVRAQADLPRQALRLQDRDRVEAALLAAAGLEALPLAAYSFAYHYVWRHRLAYSWRELHGHLCLFAESPDGLFMVALPLGPGPLALPLEAAFREMRRHNGDSSVTRVENVPEARVPELRALGYRLTCKDPDYVYAAADVADLAGDAYRAQRAACNRFSREQGSVLEPYGSPDKAECLRLFDEWVAQKRAAGADDWSQALLEDAGGAHETALTYHDALGLTGAVVRVQGRIRAYTLGLWLNPTVFCVMLEVADRQVAGVGAFIFREFCRQARSKGASWINTMDDSSLPGLVRSKQWYRPAQLLPNYIVTES; translated from the coding sequence ATGGCGAGTCCATTCGCACCGATCTCACCGGCGACGTCCCGGCAACCGATGGCTGGTTCCCCTCTTCAGATCGTGCCCAGTTCGACCTGTCTTCAGTGCGATGTCTGTTGCCGTTTCCCGGAACGGGAGAGTTTCTTGCGGCCGTACTTCACGGCTGAAGAAATTGCCGCGGCGATCGCCGTCGGTGTGGCGCCGGGCCATTTCCCCTCTCATGCGGGATCACAAATCCGTGTCGTGTCGAATCCTCAAGGCGATGGGTACCTCTGTCCGGCGTTCGATCCCGTCACGGCACAGTGTCGCATCTATGACGTTCGTCCGTTGGATTGTCGTCTGTACCCCTTCGCTTTGATGTGGGATAAAGACTATAGCCGAGTACTGCTGGGCTGGGATACGAAGTGCCCCTTTCTGCAGGAACAGCCTTCCTCCGTCATAGATCGGGCGGCGAATGACATTGCGCTCTGGCTCGAAGCCGAAGAGCACGCCGCGCGCATTGCGCGAAACCCCAAGCTGATCGGGCGTTTCCAAGAGGATGTGGTCCCCATCAGGCCGCTGACGGGGTTGACCGATGCGATCGTGCGGGCGCAGGCCGATCTGCCGCGACAGGCCCTGAGGCTTCAGGATAGGGATCGCGTCGAGGCCGCCTTGTTGGCGGCCGCCGGTCTGGAGGCCCTGCCGCTCGCGGCCTATTCGTTCGCGTACCATTATGTCTGGCGGCACCGCTTGGCCTATTCGTGGAGAGAACTGCACGGGCATCTGTGCCTCTTCGCGGAATCGCCTGACGGATTGTTCATGGTGGCGCTTCCCTTGGGACCGGGCCCCCTGGCCTTGCCGCTTGAGGCCGCGTTTCGCGAGATGCGGCGGCACAATGGAGACTCTTCCGTGACGCGAGTGGAGAATGTGCCGGAGGCCCGCGTGCCGGAGCTGCGGGCCTTGGGGTATCGCCTTACCTGCAAGGATCCCGACTATGTCTACGCCGCCGCCGATGTGGCTGATTTGGCGGGCGATGCCTACCGTGCGCAACGCGCGGCCTGCAACCGGTTCAGTCGCGAGCAGGGCAGCGTGCTGGAGCCATACGGGTCTCCTGATAAAGCCGAATGTCTCCGGTTATTTGACGAGTGGGTGGCACAGAAACGGGCGGCTGGTGCGGACGATTGGAGTCAGGCGCTGTTGGAAGATGCAGGAGGGGCGCATGAGACCGCCTTGACCTATCATGACGCACTTGGGCTGACGGGGGCCGTGGTGCGGGTGCAAGGCCGGATCCGTGCCTACACGCTGGGATTGTGGTTGAACCCCACGGTGTTTTGCGTAATGCTGGAGGTGGCCGATCGGCAGGTGGCGGGCGTGGGGGCGTTTATTTTTCGTGAATTCTGTCGCCAAGCCCGAAGCAAAGGGGCATCCTGGATCAATACGATGGATGATTCCTCCCTGCCAGGCCTCGTGCGCTCAAAGCAGTGGTATCGTCCCGCGCAGCTGTTGCCCAACTACATTGTGACGGAGAGCTGA
- a CDS encoding ferredoxin:thioredoxin reductase — MGEPSQESLDKMWKYVKGFAEKSGTTMHPNQAVTNAVVQGLAAHIDELGKPLCPCNFYPDKQAEAKLRRWMCACDEMQIYKYCHCLLFVREDGLPITEYLPEDHEGRQCYGLVEDPTPDKGRALRHKALPMAPKSSPPTPSDPPAQT, encoded by the coding sequence ATGGGCGAGCCAAGCCAAGAAAGCCTGGATAAGATGTGGAAATACGTGAAGGGCTTTGCGGAAAAGAGCGGGACGACCATGCACCCCAACCAGGCCGTCACCAATGCCGTCGTACAAGGGCTCGCGGCCCATATCGACGAGCTGGGCAAACCCCTTTGTCCCTGCAATTTTTATCCGGACAAACAGGCCGAGGCGAAACTACGTCGCTGGATGTGCGCCTGCGACGAGATGCAGATCTACAAGTATTGCCACTGCCTGCTCTTCGTGCGTGAAGACGGCCTCCCCATCACCGAGTACCTCCCCGAAGACCACGAAGGCCGTCAATGTTACGGGCTGGTCGAGGATCCCACGCCGGACAAGGGCCGGGCGCTGCGACATAAGGCCTTGCCGATGGCGCCGAAGTCCTCGCCGCCAACCCCGTCCGATCCCCCTGCGCAAACGTGA
- a CDS encoding VWA domain-containing protein, with protein MASEHSTQRLCDRLAEQLGPDPARAIVDAVAQTATRPDALDGVLLLLDELAEAAPKGARAAAEALVEMHRRELMAQVLPWLDLGVAIAGESGALTLRYFKESPLLLALVPPVARIPVLATGLELADRQANVALEFLRIAPELVGILPQSEWSQWMDLACDLTDTDFALAVEYIRQIPAIVPILSLPGARPWVQFGMQLIVENSLGKPDYIGALEFFRTSPAILADIPNPDQRQAVIRLGAQLAEQSAAAGIGLLSEAPSILRRLPDDEWRSQVLRYGQLVAEQDAETALAYVRRCPELVALIGSREEARGKFQSWFASGMEVLAYNIEAGRAYFAAETEKALGAVSHAISGVPLRQVARHLALFAQALCGRDIRLYDLPDSLEPAQQTMRPTVSEDGRSIGLPGLVRRYPTYEENLRLYLVMTAHEAGHLEFGTFDLSPARLTDLSEDLAGRYGRPVAQPPKSLGDLFARYPQPGLIRDLWTLLEDARVEFLLRSEYPGLSRDLAAIAGQAVSVRTLSHGLTARELVVDQLLLLSAAEVGTVTVPESVSHEVEVLWSLAKTLFHPSATAEEAVRMADRLYVRMDELMAIRAKAQPAPDNPDMPEQSLPSPRSSEDQSDSYRPMENWDYRGAMDPDLVHDRTESETREQASSGQGDQEAGSGLAGDGGGPSGAGTARSQQASQELLVPGHRQPSLVEELLAVEGDAPQRRGEGSGAASARWYREWDAGIQDYRMNWCRVVEREAPEGSSEVVEETLAAQRGTVALLRRYFESLRPPGLRRVPGQLDGEDLDLDALVGRCADLAAGMEPSERIYVRREKRERDVAAAFLVDLSGSTSRQVAQGRRIIDIEKQGLVLLCEALTAIGDQFAVYGYSGQGRQAVDFLIVKEFDEAVTGRAGAKLGGMAPLQQNRDGTAIRHATRKILSRRAKTRLLVLLSDGRPLDDGYKDEYSLEDTRMALREARAAGVQAVCITIDKQADPYLRRMYGDVRYVVIDRVEGLPEKLPRIYHRLTA; from the coding sequence ATGGCGTCGGAGCACTCGACTCAACGTTTGTGTGATCGGCTGGCGGAACAGCTGGGGCCGGACCCTGCCCGAGCAATCGTCGACGCGGTGGCGCAGACGGCGACGAGACCGGACGCCTTGGACGGAGTTCTGCTGTTGCTGGATGAACTTGCTGAGGCGGCGCCCAAGGGCGCCCGAGCAGCCGCCGAGGCGTTGGTGGAGATGCACCGGCGAGAGTTGATGGCCCAGGTTCTGCCCTGGCTTGACCTGGGAGTGGCGATTGCCGGTGAGTCCGGCGCCCTGACGTTGCGGTATTTCAAAGAAAGTCCCTTGCTGCTGGCCTTGGTACCGCCCGTAGCGCGTATACCGGTCTTGGCAACCGGCTTGGAATTGGCCGATCGGCAGGCCAACGTGGCGCTCGAATTCCTGCGCATCGCCCCGGAGTTGGTCGGCATCCTCCCCCAGTCCGAATGGTCGCAATGGATGGATCTCGCCTGCGATCTGACGGACACCGATTTCGCCCTGGCGGTGGAATACATCCGGCAGATTCCGGCGATTGTCCCGATCCTGTCGCTCCCCGGTGCCCGTCCCTGGGTGCAGTTCGGCATGCAGCTGATCGTCGAGAACAGCCTGGGTAAACCGGATTACATCGGGGCTCTGGAATTTTTTCGGACGAGTCCGGCCATCCTGGCGGATATACCCAATCCGGATCAACGCCAAGCTGTGATTCGCCTGGGTGCCCAACTTGCCGAGCAATCGGCGGCCGCCGGCATCGGCCTCCTGTCGGAGGCGCCAAGCATCTTGCGGCGTCTTCCCGACGACGAGTGGCGGAGCCAGGTGTTGCGGTATGGCCAACTCGTGGCGGAACAAGATGCCGAGACGGCGTTGGCCTACGTTCGGCGATGTCCGGAACTCGTGGCGCTGATCGGGTCGCGCGAAGAGGCGCGCGGAAAATTTCAATCGTGGTTCGCGTCCGGCATGGAAGTCCTGGCCTATAACATTGAGGCCGGACGGGCCTATTTTGCCGCGGAAACGGAGAAGGCACTGGGCGCGGTGAGTCACGCGATCAGCGGGGTGCCGTTACGGCAAGTGGCGCGTCACCTGGCGCTGTTCGCGCAGGCGCTGTGCGGTCGGGACATCCGCCTCTATGATCTGCCCGATTCCCTGGAGCCGGCTCAACAGACGATGCGGCCGACGGTCAGCGAGGATGGCCGGAGCATTGGTCTCCCCGGCTTGGTTCGCCGCTACCCGACATATGAGGAAAACCTGCGCCTGTATTTGGTGATGACGGCCCACGAGGCGGGGCACTTGGAGTTTGGAACCTTTGATCTCTCGCCCGCCCGGTTAACAGATCTGAGTGAGGATCTTGCCGGACGGTATGGCCGCCCGGTCGCACAGCCTCCCAAGTCCCTCGGCGACCTGTTCGCTCGGTACCCCCAGCCTGGGCTGATTCGCGACCTCTGGACCCTGTTGGAGGATGCGCGGGTTGAATTCCTACTGCGGTCGGAATATCCGGGCCTGAGTCGGGATCTGGCGGCGATAGCTGGCCAAGCGGTGTCTGTTCGCACCCTGTCCCATGGCCTGACCGCCCGTGAGCTGGTCGTGGATCAACTCCTGCTGTTGTCCGCGGCGGAAGTCGGGACCGTGACCGTGCCGGAATCCGTCAGCCATGAAGTGGAGGTCCTTTGGTCGCTGGCCAAAACGCTGTTTCATCCCTCGGCGACGGCTGAGGAGGCGGTGCGAATGGCCGACCGACTCTACGTGCGTATGGACGAACTCATGGCGATTCGTGCGAAAGCACAGCCGGCGCCGGACAATCCGGACATGCCGGAGCAGTCGCTGCCCTCGCCGAGATCCTCGGAGGATCAATCCGACAGCTATCGTCCGATGGAAAACTGGGACTATCGGGGCGCGATGGATCCCGATCTCGTGCATGACCGGACCGAATCCGAGACGCGGGAGCAGGCCTCGTCGGGGCAGGGAGACCAGGAGGCTGGTTCAGGACTGGCCGGCGACGGGGGCGGACCCTCCGGGGCTGGAACGGCTCGCTCGCAGCAGGCGTCGCAGGAGCTGTTGGTCCCGGGGCATCGCCAGCCGTCCCTCGTCGAGGAATTGTTGGCGGTTGAGGGCGACGCGCCTCAACGCCGCGGAGAAGGATCGGGCGCTGCCTCGGCTCGGTGGTATCGAGAATGGGATGCGGGGATTCAGGACTATCGGATGAATTGGTGCCGTGTGGTGGAACGTGAGGCTCCCGAGGGTTCTTCGGAGGTGGTGGAGGAGACCCTGGCGGCACAACGAGGCACGGTGGCATTGTTGCGGCGCTATTTTGAAAGCCTGCGGCCTCCGGGGCTTCGGCGTGTACCCGGCCAGTTGGATGGGGAGGACCTCGACCTGGATGCGCTGGTCGGCCGGTGCGCCGACCTGGCTGCGGGCATGGAGCCTTCGGAGCGGATCTACGTGCGGCGTGAAAAGCGTGAGCGTGATGTGGCGGCAGCCTTCCTGGTGGACTTGAGCGGGTCCACGAGCCGTCAGGTGGCGCAGGGGCGGCGGATCATCGATATCGAAAAGCAGGGACTCGTGCTGCTGTGCGAAGCCTTGACGGCGATCGGTGATCAGTTTGCGGTGTACGGCTATTCGGGGCAGGGCCGGCAGGCGGTGGATTTCTTGATCGTCAAGGAGTTTGACGAAGCGGTCACCGGACGAGCCGGAGCGAAGTTGGGCGGGATGGCTCCCCTGCAGCAGAACCGCGACGGAACGGCCATTCGCCATGCGACGCGCAAAATCCTGTCCCGCCGTGCCAAGACACGATTGCTGGTCCTCCTCAGCGATGGCCGCCCGCTGGACGACGGCTACAAGGACGAGTACTCCCTCGAAGATACGCGCATGGCCTTGCGGGAAGCCCGCGCCGCCGGCGTCCAAGCGGTCTGTATCACCATCGACAAGCAGGCCGACCCCTATCTTCGTCGCATGTACGGGGATGTTCGTTACGTGGTGATCGATCGGGTGGAGGGGTTGCCGGAGAAGCTGCCGAGGATTTACCATCGGCTGACCGCCTGA
- a CDS encoding PAS domain S-box protein, with protein MSASPPSGSLRRSYPWLPVLIVGMTIVAFVIGVVMLRSIEVRMIEAAGENATLAASEVADKLDRLLFERYGDVRMTARAFSGRPLDQTYLDEYLRWMKDTYDPVYQWLGVVDAQGRMVAATDQSIVGREYSKSQWFEGVRTGSGVRLDEVQTNEQERTIDSIAFSSPILGAKGEFVGAVTTRIGLPMLEDVFIETVREIQDTGGMAGPFEYQFLTQDGLAFVDSAVPILARANLKQLNVPSARLSESGKPGYVVEEHGRRHIPVVTGYAQTKGYGPYSGLRWTVLLRMEQDIILRPIRAMMWKLGLAGTMVWLPMVGLLLWATGRLRSEYRQAQQESEWARAAEAALLQSQERNRVIVDTALDAVISMDAAGIITDWNTQAVNMFGWQREEALGQRVSQTVIPARDREAHDRGLRHFLETGEGAILNRRIEMLACHRDGHEFPVEISISPARLGDAYIFSAFVRDITARKRTERQLASQYAVTRVLAESRTLEEAGPKILQAICESLEWDLGVFWRLDRQAGVLRCLEVWQSPGLNAEEFVLATWTHTFAIGEGLPGSIWRAGQPTWVIDVTRESNFHRSDTAAKVGLHGAFGFPIRVGTEVEGVIELFRREVREPDEQLLKMVADVGLKIGQFGERARAEDALRRTEVQLQQSQKMEAVGRLAGGVAHDFNNMLTVIRGYSELVLSRLGPTDGFRKELEEVKKAADRASGLTGQLLAFSRRQFIAPKVLDLNAIIHNMEGMLRRLLGEDIVELCTVLDPNVGQLKADPGQIEQVIMNLAVNARDAMPNGGRLTVETSNVQFGNRRNRPPMGAEPGSYIALIVRDTGHGMDDDTLSHIFEPFFTTKEKGKGTGLGLSTVYGIVKQSGGFIEVESKPGRGAIFKIFLPRVDGVTQNVEPTNTGSDSIKGRETVLLVEDEPGVRRLVNETLRLHGYTVLEARHGIEALLTGAKHLGPIHLLLTDVVMPQMSGPEVAEKLAIVRPEVKVLYMSGYPDHPAFSKNGVDTDHAFLQKPFTPSALAQKVREVLDGAKAEVRPGTMG; from the coding sequence ATGTCTGCCTCCCCTCCCAGCGGTTCCCTCCGGCGCTCCTATCCCTGGTTACCGGTCTTGATCGTGGGGATGACCATTGTGGCCTTCGTCATCGGGGTGGTCATGCTGCGGTCGATCGAAGTGCGGATGATCGAGGCGGCAGGCGAAAACGCGACCTTGGCCGCCTCCGAAGTGGCCGACAAGCTCGACCGACTCCTGTTCGAACGGTATGGCGATGTGCGGATGACCGCTCGGGCCTTTTCGGGGCGGCCGCTCGACCAAACGTATCTCGACGAATACTTACGGTGGATGAAGGACACGTACGATCCCGTCTACCAGTGGTTGGGCGTCGTCGATGCGCAGGGGCGGATGGTCGCTGCCACGGATCAGTCGATCGTCGGTCGAGAGTATTCCAAGAGCCAATGGTTTGAGGGCGTGCGCACAGGGAGCGGTGTGCGGCTGGACGAAGTCCAGACGAATGAACAGGAGCGCACGATCGATTCCATCGCTTTCTCTTCGCCGATCTTGGGAGCCAAGGGCGAGTTTGTGGGCGCCGTAACGACCCGCATCGGGCTTCCGATGCTGGAGGATGTCTTTATCGAGACGGTGCGTGAAATTCAAGATACCGGCGGAATGGCCGGCCCGTTTGAATATCAATTCTTGACGCAGGACGGCTTGGCCTTCGTGGACTCCGCCGTTCCCATCCTTGCGCGTGCCAACCTGAAACAGCTGAATGTGCCCTCCGCCAGGTTGAGCGAGTCGGGCAAGCCGGGCTACGTGGTGGAAGAACACGGTCGACGCCACATCCCGGTAGTGACCGGCTACGCCCAAACGAAGGGGTATGGGCCCTATTCGGGGTTACGTTGGACCGTGTTGTTGCGCATGGAGCAGGACATTATCCTGCGGCCGATCCGGGCCATGATGTGGAAATTGGGGCTCGCCGGCACCATGGTGTGGCTGCCGATGGTCGGCCTGTTGTTGTGGGCGACCGGCCGGTTGCGGAGCGAATATCGTCAAGCTCAACAGGAGAGCGAGTGGGCGCGGGCGGCGGAGGCGGCGCTGCTGCAAAGTCAGGAACGCAATCGCGTGATCGTCGATACGGCGCTGGATGCCGTCATTTCCATGGATGCGGCGGGCATCATCACCGACTGGAATACCCAGGCGGTCAACATGTTCGGATGGCAGCGTGAGGAGGCGCTCGGTCAGCGCGTGTCCCAGACCGTCATTCCGGCCCGGGATCGCGAGGCGCATGACCGGGGGCTGCGGCATTTCCTGGAAACGGGGGAGGGCGCCATTCTCAACCGCCGCATCGAAATGTTGGCCTGTCATCGCGACGGCCATGAATTCCCGGTCGAAATCAGCATTTCCCCGGCACGTCTCGGCGATGCCTACATCTTCAGCGCGTTCGTGCGCGATATCACGGCCAGAAAACGAACGGAACGGCAGTTGGCCTCACAATATGCCGTCACCCGGGTCTTGGCGGAGTCCCGGACCTTGGAAGAAGCCGGCCCCAAAATTCTCCAGGCCATCTGTGAGAGCCTCGAATGGGATCTCGGGGTGTTCTGGCGGCTCGATCGTCAAGCCGGGGTGCTGCGTTGTCTGGAAGTGTGGCAGTCGCCAGGATTGAACGCTGAGGAGTTCGTGCTGGCCACATGGACGCATACGTTTGCGATCGGTGAAGGGCTTCCCGGGAGCATTTGGCGAGCCGGTCAACCCACGTGGGTGATCGACGTCACGCGCGAGTCGAACTTCCATCGCAGCGATACGGCCGCCAAAGTCGGCCTGCATGGCGCGTTCGGGTTTCCCATTCGCGTCGGGACTGAGGTCGAGGGGGTCATCGAATTGTTCCGTCGCGAGGTGAGAGAGCCGGATGAGCAACTGCTCAAAATGGTGGCGGACGTCGGCCTCAAAATCGGCCAATTCGGCGAGCGGGCCAGGGCGGAGGACGCGCTGCGTCGCACGGAGGTGCAACTGCAGCAGTCGCAGAAAATGGAAGCGGTCGGCCGGTTGGCCGGAGGGGTGGCCCACGACTTCAACAACATGTTGACGGTCATTCGCGGGTACAGCGAACTCGTCTTGAGCCGCTTGGGTCCGACCGACGGATTCCGCAAGGAGCTGGAAGAGGTGAAGAAGGCGGCCGACCGCGCCTCGGGCTTGACCGGACAATTGTTGGCCTTCAGCCGCCGACAATTCATCGCCCCGAAGGTGCTCGACCTCAATGCCATCATCCATAACATGGAGGGCATGCTACGCCGGCTGTTGGGGGAAGACATCGTGGAGCTCTGTACGGTATTGGATCCGAATGTCGGCCAGCTCAAGGCTGATCCAGGGCAGATCGAGCAGGTCATCATGAACCTTGCGGTCAATGCCCGCGATGCCATGCCAAACGGCGGGCGATTGACCGTGGAAACCAGCAACGTGCAGTTCGGCAACCGACGGAACCGGCCTCCGATGGGCGCGGAACCCGGCTCCTACATCGCCTTGATCGTCCGAGACACGGGCCATGGAATGGACGATGACACCCTGTCGCACATCTTCGAGCCGTTCTTTACTACCAAGGAAAAGGGCAAGGGGACCGGGCTCGGTCTTTCGACCGTCTACGGCATCGTCAAGCAGAGCGGCGGATTTATTGAGGTGGAGAGCAAGCCGGGGCGGGGAGCGATCTTCAAGATCTTCCTGCCACGGGTGGACGGTGTCACCCAGAACGTCGAGCCGACGAACACGGGAAGCGACTCGATCAAGGGACGAGAAACGGTGTTGCTGGTCGAGGACGAACCGGGCGTACGGCGGCTCGTCAACGAGACGTTGCGGCTTCACGGCTACACGGTGTTGGAGGCGCGCCACGGGATTGAGGCGCTCTTGACGGGCGCCAAGCATCTGGGCCCCATCCATTTGTTGCTCACCGACGTGGTGATGCCGCAGATGAGCGGCCCCGAGGTGGCGGAAAAGTTGGCGATTGTGCGGCCCGAGGTGAAGGTGCTCTACATGTCCGGATATCCGGATCATCCGGCCTTCTCCAAGAACGGCGTGGATACCGACCATGCGTTCCTGCAGAAGCCCTTCACGCCCAGCGCCCTCGCTCAAAAAGTCCGGGAGGTGCTTGACGGGGCCAAGGCAGAGGTACGGCCGGGGACCATGGGATGA
- a CDS encoding CbbQ/NirQ/NorQ/GpvN family protein gives MNEGGTVSVTRGQEAGIDRYRVEEEPFYAEVRGEVGLFTIAAQHRMPVMLKGPTGCGKTRFVRHMAHRLGRPLITVACHEDLTASDLVGRYLLKGQDTVWMDGPLTLGVKHGAIVYLDEVVEARKDTTVIIHPLSDDRRLLPIEKTGQVIEAAPDFMLVISYNPGYQSILKDLKQSTKQRFMAIEFDYPQSEIETRVVAHEAEVSLDIAQRLVKVAEKVRNLKNHGLEEGVSTRLLIYAATLINQGVPADRACEVALARPITDDQDMLRSIVEVVKAIF, from the coding sequence ATGAACGAAGGGGGAACGGTGTCGGTCACGAGGGGGCAAGAAGCGGGCATAGACCGTTACCGGGTCGAGGAGGAACCCTTCTATGCCGAGGTGCGGGGCGAGGTCGGCTTGTTCACGATTGCGGCGCAGCATCGTATGCCCGTCATGCTGAAGGGGCCGACCGGCTGCGGCAAGACGCGATTCGTCCGGCACATGGCCCATCGGCTGGGCCGACCGCTCATCACCGTCGCCTGCCATGAAGACCTCACGGCCTCCGACTTGGTCGGCCGGTATCTACTGAAGGGGCAGGACACCGTCTGGATGGACGGCCCCTTGACCCTCGGCGTCAAACACGGAGCGATCGTCTACTTGGACGAGGTGGTCGAAGCCCGCAAGGACACCACCGTCATCATCCATCCGCTCAGCGACGATCGCCGGCTGCTCCCAATCGAAAAAACCGGCCAGGTAATCGAGGCGGCTCCGGACTTCATGCTAGTCATTTCCTACAATCCCGGGTATCAGAGCATTCTGAAAGATCTCAAGCAAAGCACCAAGCAGCGGTTCATGGCGATAGAGTTCGATTATCCGCAGTCGGAGATCGAAACTCGTGTGGTCGCGCATGAAGCCGAGGTATCTCTCGACATCGCGCAGCGGCTGGTCAAGGTCGCGGAAAAGGTTAGGAACCTGAAGAATCACGGGCTGGAGGAAGGTGTCAGCACGAGATTGCTGATCTATGCCGCCACCTTGATCAATCAAGGCGTGCCGGCGGATCGGGCCTGTGAGGTCGCCCTTGCCCGGCCGATCACCGACGACCAAGACATGCTGCGCAGCATCGTCGAAGTCGTGAAGGCGATCTTCTGA
- a CDS encoding glutathione S-transferase N-terminal domain-containing protein → MALTLYHVHWCPDCAVVRDRLKELNVSYDDVVVPDFRPMRNQVYEVSGQYYVPVLQDGETILTETHDILAHLESRYRKAAS, encoded by the coding sequence ATGGCCTTGACCCTGTATCACGTTCATTGGTGTCCCGATTGTGCCGTCGTCCGTGACCGGCTCAAGGAGCTGAACGTCTCCTACGACGACGTGGTGGTGCCGGATTTCCGCCCCATGCGAAACCAGGTGTATGAGGTGTCCGGCCAATACTACGTCCCGGTGCTGCAAGATGGGGAAACCATCCTCACGGAGACACACGACATCCTCGCCCATCTCGAATCCCGCTACCGCAAGGCAGCCTCGTGA